From one Rosa rugosa chromosome 4, drRosRugo1.1, whole genome shotgun sequence genomic stretch:
- the LOC133742352 gene encoding probable prolyl 4-hydroxylase 9 — MFLSAYRDKSGTLDVIEEKIARATMIPRTHGEAFNVLRYEIGQKYNSHYDAFHPEEYGPQTSQRVVSFLLYLTDVEEGGETMFPYESGLNLDGKHDSQECMGLRVKPRRGDGLLFYSLFPNGSIDPVSLSSHHCHSVKHGIIEIICR, encoded by the exons ATGTTTCTTTCGGCTTATCGAGACAAGTCTGGGACTTTGGATGTCATTGAGGAAAAGATTGCAAGAGCAACTATGATTCCCAGGACCCATGGAGAG GCATTCAACGTCTTGCGTTATGAGATTGGGCAGAAGTATAATTCTCATTATGATGCATTCCACCCGGAGGAATATGGTCCACAGACAAGCCAAAGG GTTGTATCATTCCTGTTGTATTTAACTGATGTTGAAGAAGGTGGGGAAACAATGTTTCCATACGAG AGTGGCTTGAACCTGGATGGAAAACATGATTCTCAGGAATGTATGGGTTTGAGAGTGAAGCCGCGCAGAGGAGATGGCCTTCTGTTTTATTCATTGTTCCCTAACGGTTCCATTGATCCGGTTAGTCTTTCATCCCATCATTGTCATTCTGTGAAACATGGAATTATAGAGATCATATGTCGATAA